The following proteins are encoded in a genomic region of Entelurus aequoreus isolate RoL-2023_Sb linkage group LG01, RoL_Eaeq_v1.1, whole genome shotgun sequence:
- the LOC133661013 gene encoding opioid growth factor receptor-like: protein MEDDCVCAYDSTWDTESDGEDQAADGQHRRSSRDKNKSGWTSESWHHTLRNMRAAKDMQNYRRGYPNLADEECSEDKMKNLQFYLNKFPSSPDNVYIESFLKEWKNDYKKLESVHSYIQWLFPLREPGVNYMAFELTKKEIEAFKSNEDTKKRLVESYELMLGFYGVRLVNKETGEVTRADHWKERFRNLEQNMHNNMRITRILKSLGELGFEHYQAPLVRFFLEETLVKKNLTSVKHSVLDYFLFAILDKQQRQELVRYAYLHFEPKDQFVWCPRKIQRKFKKFRKKEKHRHSS from the coding sequence ATGGAGGACGACTGTGTGTGTGCTTACGACTCCACCTGGGACACAGAGAGTGATGGAGAGGACCAGGCCGCAGATGGTCAACATCGTCGATCTAGTCGAGACAAAAATAAATCTGGTTGGACTTCAGAATCGTGGCATCACACGCTCAGAAACATGAGGGCAGCAAAGGACATGCAGAACTACAGAAGAGGATACCCTAATCTTGCAGATGAAGAGTGCTCAGAGGACAAAATGAAGAATTTGCAGTTTTACCTCAATAAATTCCCCTCTTCACCTGATAATGTCTACATTGAATCGTTCCTCAAAGAATGGAAGAATGACTACAAAAAGCTGGAGAGTGTTCACTCATACATTCAGTGGCTGTTTCCACTCCGAGAACCAGGGGTAAACTACATGGCTTTTGAACTCACCAAGAAGGAAATTGAGGCCTTTAAGAGTAATGAGGATACAAAAAAGAGGCTAGTGGAGTCCTATGAACTCATGTTGGGCTTCTACGGCGTCCGCCTGGTTAACAAAGAGACGGGTGAAGTGACACGAGCAGACCACTGGAAAGAGCGCTTCAGGAACCTTGAGCAGAACATGCACAACAACATGCGCATCACTCGCATCTTAAAGAGTCTGGGCGAGCTAGGATTTGAGCACTATCAGGCACCGCTCGTTCGCTTCTTCCTCGAAGAGACTCTGGTCAAGAAAAACCTCACCAGTGTTAAACACAGCGTACttgactacttcctgtttgcGATTCTGGATAAACAACAACGCCAGGAGTTGGTGCGCTACGCCTACCTTCACTTTGAACCAAAGGATCAATTTGTGTGGTGTCCCAGGAAGATTCAGAGGAAGTTTAAGAAGttcagaaagaaagaaaaacatcggcattcctcc